From Nicotiana tabacum cultivar K326 chromosome 22, ASM71507v2, whole genome shotgun sequence, one genomic window encodes:
- the LOC107820056 gene encoding AT-hook motif nuclear-localized protein 1-like, with amino-acid sequence MEGRENVSSSSGVRVVGSDAPSDYHMAPRTTTENPSTQVMIGSAAQPVAVAAQAQVGVSVSPPSAVTTGSSALALITVKKKRGRPRKYGPDGSVPTSVISPKPISSAAPSPVIDFSSEKPAKVRPVGSALKVYQPKADVQNSGEWVSCSVGASFTPHIITVNTGEDVTMKVISFSQQGPRAICILSANGVISNVTLRQPDSSGGTLTYEGRFEILSLMGSFIQSETGGMRNRSGGMSVSLASPDGRVIGGGVAGLLVAASPVQIVVGSFLAGIQHEQTTKKNKSEPIAAAVPLSSTDMENAYHSSSAKPTVVSYSSFHEDNWSSLAPDSRNKPADINVSQPA; translated from the exons ATGGAAGGAAGGGAAAATGTGAGTAGCAGTAGTGGAGTAAGAGTGGTGGGATCAGATGCTCCGTCAGACTACCATATGGCACCTAGGACCACCACTGAAAATCCTTCTACACAGGTGATGATTGGATCAGCAGCTCAACCAGTAGCAGTAGCAGCCCAGGCCCAGGTGGGTGTCTCAGTTTCACCACCATCGGCAGTGACCACAGGTTCTTCTGCTTTAGCACTGATCACAGTGAAGAAAAAGCGAGGTAGACCCAGAAAATATGGGCCAGATGGGTCAGTACCCACGTCTGTTATTTCTCCTAAACCCATTTCATCCGCTGCACCATCTCCGGTCATTGATTTTTCGTCGGAGAAACCGGCGAAAGTCCGGCCTGTTGGGTCAGCTCTTAAGGTCTATCAACCTAAAGCTGATGTTCAGAATtcag GCGAATGGGTTTCATGCTCAGTCGGTGCTAGTTTTACGCCCCATATTATCACTGTTAACACTGGAGAG GATGTCACCATGAAGGTTATATCATTCTCCCAACAAGGGCCTCGAGCAATATGCATTCTCTCAGCAAATGGTGTAATTTCCAATGTCACACTTCGCCAACCGGACTCATCTGGTGGTACATTAACATATGAG GGCCGATTTGAGATACTGTCTTTGATGGGATCATTTATCCAATCCGAGACTGGAGGAATGAGAAACAGATCTGGAGGGATGAGTGTGTCTCTAGCAAGCCCTGATGGACGTGTTATTGGTGGTGGAGTTGCCGGTCTATTGGTAGCTGCCAGTCCTGTGCAG ATTGTTGTGGGCAGCTTCCTTGCTGGAATTCAGCACGAGCAGACGACCAAGAAAAACAAGTCCGAGCCCATAGCTGCAGCTGTTCCTCTATCTAGTACAGATATGGAAAACGCCTATCACTCATCATCAGCAAAACCAACTGTAGTATCGTATTCTTCCTTCCATGAAGATAACTGGTCATCATTAGCCCCCGACTCGAGGAATAAGCCTGCTGACATCAATGTATCTCAACCTGCATAG
- the LOC107778252 gene encoding protein cornichon homolog 4-like gives MADVWAWLLFFFILISLLVMVVFQLMCLSDLEFDYINPYDSATRINGVVLPEFITQGVLCLLYLITGHWFMSLLCVPYMYNNYRLYTRRQHLVDVTEIFNQLDWEKKQRLFKLGYIVLLLFISLFWLIYSALEDDEESL, from the exons ATGGCAGATGTTTGGGCATggctcctcttcttcttcattctcatttctcttcttgtcaTGGTTGTTTTTCAG CTGATGTGCTTATCAGATCTAGAGTTTGATTATATCAACCCATACGACTCTGCAACTCGTATAAATGGGGTTGTTTTACCGGAGTTCATCACACAAGGAGTCCTCTGCTTGCTCTATCTGATAACAGGGCATTGGTTTATGTCACTTCTATGTGTTCCatatatgtacaacaattacagaTT GTACACGAGAAGGCAGCATCTTGTTGATGTGACTGAGATTTTTAATCAGCTTGATTGGGAAAAGAAACAGAGGCTTTTCAAACTAGGCTATATCGTCCTTCTCCTcttcatatcattattttg GCTGATCTACAGTGCCTTGGAAGATGATGAAGAGTCTCTATAG